One window of the Corynebacterium glutamicum ATCC 13032 genome contains the following:
- a CDS encoding alpha,alpha-trehalose-phosphate synthase (UDP-forming): MDDSNSFVVVANRLPVDMTVHPDGSYSISPSPGGLVTGLSPVLEQHRGCWVGWPGTVDVAPEPFRTDTGVLLHPVVLTASDYEGFYEGFSNATLWPLFHDLIVTPVYNTDWWHAFREVNLKFAEAVSQVAAHGATVWVQDYQLLLVPGILRQMRPDLKIGFFLHIPFPSPDLFRQLPWREEIVRGMLGADLVGFHLVQNAENFLALTQQVAGTAGSHVGQPDTLQVSGEALVREIGAHVETADGRRVSVGAFPISIDVEMFGEASKSAVLDLLKTLDEPETVFLGVDRLDYTKGILQRLLAFEELLESGALEADKAVLLQVATPSRERIDHYRVSRSQVEEAVGRINGRFGRMGRPVVHYLHRSLSKNDLQVLYTAADVMLVTPFKDGMNLVAKEFVANHRDGTGALVLSEFAGAATELTGAYLCNPFDVESIKRQMVAAVHDLKHNPESAATRMKTNSEQVYTHDVNVWANSFLDCLAQSGENS; this comes from the coding sequence ATGGATGATTCCAATAGCTTTGTAGTTGTTGCTAACCGTCTGCCAGTGGATATGACTGTCCACCCAGATGGTAGCTATAGCATCTCCCCCAGCCCCGGTGGCCTTGTCACGGGGCTTTCCCCCGTTCTGGAACAACATCGTGGATGTTGGGTCGGATGGCCTGGAACTGTAGATGTTGCACCCGAACCATTTCGAACAGATACGGGTGTTTTGCTGCACCCTGTTGTCCTCACTGCAAGTGACTATGAAGGCTTCTACGAGGGCTTTTCAAACGCAACGCTGTGGCCTCTTTTCCACGATCTGATTGTTACTCCGGTGTACAACACCGATTGGTGGCATGCGTTTCGGGAGGTAAACCTCAAGTTCGCTGAAGCCGTGAGCCAAGTGGCGGCACACGGTGCCACTGTGTGGGTGCAGGACTATCAGCTGTTGCTGGTTCCTGGCATTTTGCGCCAGATGCGCCCTGATTTGAAGATCGGTTTCTTCCTCCACATTCCCTTCCCTTCCCCTGATCTGTTCCGTCAGCTGCCGTGGCGTGAAGAGATTGTTCGAGGCATGCTGGGCGCAGATTTGGTGGGATTCCATTTGGTTCAAAACGCAGAAAACTTCCTTGCGTTAACCCAGCAGGTTGCCGGCACTGCCGGGTCTCATGTGGGTCAGCCGGACACCTTGCAGGTCAGTGGTGAAGCATTGGTGCGTGAGATTGGCGCTCATGTTGAAACCGCTGACGGAAGGCGAGTTAGCGTCGGGGCGTTCCCGATCTCGATTGATGTTGAAATGTTTGGGGAGGCGTCGAAAAGCGCCGTTCTTGATCTTTTAAAAACGCTCGACGAGCCGGAAACCGTATTCCTGGGCGTTGACCGACTGGACTACACCAAGGGCATTTTGCAGCGCCTGCTTGCGTTTGAGGAACTGCTGGAATCCGGCGCGTTGGAGGCCGACAAAGCTGTGTTGCTGCAGGTCGCGACGCCTTCGCGTGAGCGCATTGATCACTATCGTGTGTCGCGTTCGCAGGTCGAGGAAGCCGTCGGCCGTATCAATGGTCGTTTCGGTCGCATGGGGCGTCCCGTGGTGCATTATCTACACAGGTCATTGAGCAAAAATGATCTCCAGGTGCTGTATACCGCAGCCGATGTCATGCTGGTTACGCCTTTTAAAGACGGTATGAACTTGGTGGCTAAAGAATTCGTGGCCAACCACCGCGACGGCACTGGTGCTTTGGTGCTGTCCGAATTTGCCGGCGCGGCCACTGAGCTGACCGGTGCGTATTTATGCAACCCATTTGATGTGGAATCCATCAAACGGCAAATGGTGGCAGCTGTCCATGATTTGAAGCACAATCCGGAATCTGCGGCAACGCGAATGAAAACGAACAGCGAGCAGGTCTATACCCACGACGTCAACGTGTGGGCTAATAGTTTCCTGGATTGTTTGGCACAGTCGGGAGAAAACTCATGA
- a CDS encoding membrane protein, translating into MNRARIATIGVLPLALLLASCGSDTVEMTDSTWLVTNIYTDPDESNSISNLVISQPSLDFGNSSLSGFTGCVPFTGRAEFFQNGEQSSVLDADYVTLSSLDFDKLPDDCQGQELKVHNELVDLLPGSFEISRTSGSEILLTSDVDELDRPAIRLVSWIAPTS; encoded by the coding sequence ATGAACCGCGCACGAATCGCGACCATAGGCGTTCTTCCGCTTGCTTTACTGCTGGCGTCCTGTGGTTCAGACACCGTGGAAATGACAGATTCCACCTGGTTGGTGACCAATATTTACACCGATCCAGATGAGTCGAATTCGATCAGTAATCTTGTCATTTCCCAGCCCAGCTTAGATTTTGGCAATTCTTCCCTGTCTGGTTTCACTGGCTGTGTGCCTTTTACGGGGCGTGCGGAATTCTTCCAAAATGGTGAGCAAAGCTCTGTTCTGGATGCCGATTATGTGACCTTGTCTTCCCTGGATTTCGATAAACTTCCCGATGATTGCCAAGGACAAGAACTCAAAGTTCATAACGAGCTGGTTGATCTTCTGCCTGGTTCTTTTGAAATCTCCAGGACTTCTGGTTCAGAAATCTTGCTGACTAGCGATGTCGATGAACTCGATCGGCCAGCAATCCGCTTGGTGTCCTGGATCGCGCCGACATCTTAA
- the otsB gene encoding trehalose-phosphatase produces the protein MTLTIEEIAKTKKLLVVSDFDGTIAGFSKDAYNVPINQKSLKAVKDLSQQADTDVVILSGRHLEGLKTVLDLGQYDITMVGSHGSEDSSRPRTLTPEEVARLAKIEADLEKIVDGIEGAFVEIKPFHRVLHFIRVSDKDKVQGILAQAAHVDSSGLKVTNGKSIIEYSISSTTKGTWLKEYVDRTEPTGVIFLGDDTTDEHGFKALENDDRALTVKVGEGDTAAKTRVDDVDNVGIFLEKLAYHRMQYAESVRLGI, from the coding sequence ATGACTTTGACTATTGAGGAAATCGCCAAGACCAAAAAGCTTTTGGTTGTGTCCGATTTTGATGGAACCATCGCAGGATTTAGCAAGGACGCTTACAACGTTCCTATCAACCAGAAATCCCTCAAGGCGGTAAAAGACCTCTCCCAACAAGCAGACACTGATGTTGTCATTTTGTCGGGACGTCACCTGGAGGGATTGAAGACGGTTCTTGATCTTGGTCAGTACGACATCACCATGGTGGGTTCACACGGTTCTGAGGATTCCTCCCGCCCGCGTACCCTCACTCCTGAAGAGGTAGCTCGCCTCGCCAAGATTGAAGCAGATCTGGAAAAGATCGTCGACGGCATCGAAGGCGCATTCGTGGAGATCAAGCCTTTCCACCGCGTGCTGCACTTCATCCGTGTTTCCGACAAGGACAAAGTCCAAGGAATCCTCGCCCAAGCAGCACACGTAGACTCTTCCGGCCTGAAGGTTACTAACGGCAAGAGCATCATCGAATACTCCATCAGCTCCACCACCAAGGGCACCTGGCTGAAGGAATACGTTGACCGCACCGAGCCCACTGGTGTGATTTTCCTCGGCGATGACACCACCGATGAGCACGGTTTCAAAGCTTTAGAAAACGATGATCGTGCCCTAACCGTCAAGGTTGGCGAAGGAGACACTGCAGCCAAAACCCGCGTCGACGATGTTGATAATGTGGGAATTTTCCTAGAGAAACTCGCCTACCACCGCATGCAGTATGCGGAAAGCGTGCGATTGGGGATTTAA
- a CDS encoding LacI family DNA-binding transcriptional regulator — MIMGRKQQYGTLASIAAKLGISRTTVSNAYNRPEQLSAELRQRILDTAEDMGYLGPDPVARSLRTRRAGAIGVLLTEDLTYAFEDMASVDFLAGVAQAAGDTQLTLIPASPASSVDHVSAQQLVNNAAVDGVVIYSVAKGDPHIDAIRARGLPAVIADQPAREEGMPFIAPNNRKAIAPAAQALIDAGHRKIGILSIRLDRANNDGEVTRERLENAQYQVQRDRVRGAMEVFIEAGIDPGTVPIMECWINNRQHNFEVAKELLETHPDLTAVLCTVDALAFGVLEYLKSVGKSAPADLSLTGFDGTHMALARDLTTVIQPNKLKGFKAGETLLKMIDKEYVEPEVELETSFHPGSTVAPI, encoded by the coding sequence ATGATTATGGGTAGGAAACAACAATACGGAACCCTCGCGTCCATCGCCGCGAAACTAGGTATCTCAAGGACCACAGTGTCCAACGCCTACAACCGGCCGGAGCAACTCTCCGCAGAACTTCGCCAACGCATCCTCGACACCGCTGAAGATATGGGCTATCTCGGCCCTGATCCGGTGGCCCGCAGCCTTCGTACACGCAGAGCAGGCGCAATCGGAGTGCTGCTTACTGAGGACCTCACTTATGCCTTCGAAGATATGGCCTCCGTGGACTTTCTTGCCGGGGTGGCTCAAGCTGCTGGAGACACCCAACTAACGCTGATTCCTGCCTCGCCCGCGAGCAGCGTTGACCATGTCTCGGCTCAACAATTAGTCAACAACGCTGCAGTTGACGGAGTGGTTATTTACTCCGTTGCCAAGGGTGATCCACACATCGATGCCATCCGTGCCCGTGGTTTGCCCGCAGTCATCGCCGACCAGCCTGCACGCGAAGAAGGCATGCCGTTTATTGCCCCAAATAACCGCAAAGCCATCGCCCCTGCAGCTCAAGCGCTAATCGACGCCGGCCACCGCAAAATCGGCATCCTGTCCATCCGCCTAGACCGCGCAAACAACGACGGCGAAGTCACCCGCGAGCGCCTCGAAAACGCCCAATACCAGGTACAACGCGACCGAGTCAGGGGTGCCATGGAAGTCTTTATCGAAGCGGGAATCGATCCCGGCACCGTGCCGATCATGGAATGCTGGATCAACAACCGCCAACACAACTTCGAAGTGGCCAAAGAACTTCTAGAAACACACCCAGACCTCACCGCAGTACTCTGTACCGTCGATGCACTGGCATTCGGCGTTCTGGAATACCTTAAAAGCGTAGGTAAATCAGCGCCTGCAGATCTATCCCTCACTGGTTTCGATGGCACCCACATGGCACTCGCACGGGATCTCACCACCGTCATCCAACCCAACAAACTCAAAGGGTTCAAAGCCGGCGAAACACTGTTGAAAATGATTGACAAAGAATACGTGGAACCAGAAGTGGAATTGGAAACTTCCTTCCACCCAGGTTCCACGGTTGCGCCAATCTAG
- a CDS encoding metal ABC transporter solute-binding protein, translating into MAGMKKLLWTLPILPLVLAGCSTGSADSADSTNAAGSNSLKVVTSTQVWADVAEAVAPDVDIEAIITGGDIDPHSFEPSATDMAKVSEADIIIVGGGGYDSWLYGTLEDDDRIIHALDLSEHDHSEHDDHEHEAEEAHEHDHDEEGHDHDVDNEHVWYSTEYVSEVAEEFAEKVTELDPEAQADATAVTTKMDELHNQIHDLPAVRIAQTEPIADHILSHSDMVESTPEGYRATTLSESEPTAADVASFQDAINNGDLDVLIYNPQSASTVATSLKDLAEEKGIPVVEIYETPQNTENFLDAFTKAVDDLTAATNQV; encoded by the coding sequence ATGGCAGGTATGAAAAAGCTTCTTTGGACACTCCCCATCCTCCCACTGGTACTAGCTGGCTGCTCAACTGGATCAGCAGATTCCGCGGATTCCACCAACGCTGCCGGATCCAATTCCCTTAAAGTGGTCACCTCCACCCAGGTGTGGGCTGACGTCGCCGAAGCTGTCGCCCCAGATGTAGACATTGAAGCAATTATTACCGGTGGCGACATCGACCCTCATTCCTTCGAGCCTTCCGCTACCGATATGGCTAAAGTTTCCGAAGCTGACATCATTATCGTCGGTGGCGGCGGCTATGATTCCTGGCTCTACGGCACCTTGGAAGACGATGATCGCATCATCCACGCATTGGATCTCTCAGAGCATGACCACAGCGAGCATGATGATCACGAGCACGAAGCCGAAGAAGCCCACGAACACGACCACGATGAAGAGGGCCACGATCATGACGTCGACAACGAGCACGTCTGGTACTCCACTGAATACGTCTCTGAGGTAGCTGAAGAGTTCGCAGAAAAAGTCACCGAGCTTGATCCCGAGGCACAGGCCGATGCAACGGCTGTGACCACCAAGATGGACGAGCTGCACAATCAGATTCACGATCTTCCAGCAGTTCGCATTGCTCAGACCGAGCCGATCGCCGATCACATTTTGTCCCACTCCGACATGGTGGAATCCACCCCTGAGGGTTACCGCGCAACCACGTTGAGCGAGAGCGAGCCAACCGCAGCAGATGTTGCGTCGTTCCAGGATGCAATTAACAACGGTGACCTCGATGTTTTGATCTACAACCCACAGTCCGCGTCGACTGTCGCGACCAGCTTGAAGGATTTGGCAGAAGAAAAAGGCATCCCAGTTGTTGAGATCTATGAGACCCCTCAAAACACCGAGAATTTCCTCGATGCATTCACCAAGGCAGTTGATGATCTCACCGCTGCCACTAACCAGGTTTAG
- a CDS encoding metal ABC transporter ATP-binding protein produces MLLTFNDAAVDPLWRGLNLELRQGEFLAVLGPNGVGKSTLIGTILGTRKLTHGSVKTDARVGYIPQQRIFDVPLRARDMVSLSAAHGVVSKRGPAKGDVDKLLARVGASGIADRRVGELSGGQQQLVRQAQALATRPQLLLADEPLLSLDPGVAQRTVSLFGELKAEGVGVVVVTHDVNPLMGLVDRILYLAPNGHTIGTVGDVMQSEKLSELYNAPVTVARINDRIVVV; encoded by the coding sequence ATGCTGTTGACTTTCAATGATGCTGCGGTGGATCCCCTCTGGAGGGGCCTGAATTTAGAGCTCCGACAGGGGGAATTTCTTGCGGTTTTAGGCCCCAACGGCGTGGGAAAATCCACGCTCATCGGTACGATTTTGGGCACCCGAAAACTCACCCACGGTTCGGTTAAAACTGATGCCCGGGTGGGTTATATTCCGCAACAACGAATTTTCGATGTCCCGTTGCGTGCCCGCGATATGGTTTCGCTGTCCGCGGCGCATGGCGTGGTTTCCAAAAGGGGACCCGCGAAGGGTGACGTCGATAAGCTTCTTGCCCGCGTGGGCGCTTCCGGAATCGCCGATCGACGCGTCGGCGAGCTCTCCGGCGGGCAGCAGCAGCTCGTCCGCCAAGCCCAGGCCCTTGCCACGCGCCCGCAATTATTGCTTGCCGACGAACCCCTCCTCAGCCTTGACCCCGGCGTCGCGCAGCGCACGGTGTCCCTATTTGGTGAATTGAAGGCCGAAGGCGTCGGCGTTGTTGTGGTCACCCACGATGTCAATCCACTAATGGGCCTGGTAGATCGCATTTTGTACCTCGCCCCCAACGGCCACACCATCGGCACGGTTGGCGATGTCATGCAGTCCGAAAAACTCAGCGAACTCTACAACGCACCCGTCACGGTGGCTCGCATCAACGACAGAATCGTGGTGGTTTAA
- a CDS encoding metal ABC transporter permease: MDLSTWLSDTQYLISVDFVQHALIASALLGLLSGVIAPLIVVRQQSFAVHGTAELALMGAAAALLFGLNVGGGAVIGSVVAAILLALLGMKQQDSAVGAVMSFGLGLSVLFIHLYPGRSSTAFSLLTGQIVGVSSSSLWILVAVTVIVVSAVVIFWRPLLFASADPIMAQASGVNVRFIAVAFAVLVGLTTSQSVQIVGALLVMALLITPGAAAVAVTANPVKAVVLAVIFAEVSAVGGLLLSLAPGLPVSVFVTTISFVIYLVCRLIGWLRGRGAQRDEDAYRRRQHDHHPH; the protein is encoded by the coding sequence GTGGATCTATCCACCTGGCTTTCCGACACCCAATATCTCATCAGCGTCGATTTCGTCCAGCACGCACTCATCGCCTCCGCGCTGTTGGGCCTGCTCTCCGGTGTGATCGCGCCGCTCATCGTGGTGCGCCAACAGTCCTTCGCAGTCCACGGCACCGCCGAACTCGCCCTCATGGGAGCCGCCGCCGCGCTGCTCTTCGGATTGAATGTAGGCGGCGGTGCAGTGATCGGTTCCGTGGTCGCCGCGATCCTACTGGCATTACTCGGCATGAAACAACAAGATTCCGCCGTCGGTGCCGTGATGAGTTTCGGACTCGGTCTGTCCGTGCTGTTCATTCACCTCTACCCCGGCCGAAGCTCCACCGCGTTCTCCCTGCTCACAGGGCAAATCGTTGGTGTTTCCTCATCATCGCTGTGGATCCTTGTGGCAGTCACCGTGATCGTGGTTAGCGCCGTGGTGATTTTCTGGCGCCCGCTGCTTTTCGCCAGCGCCGATCCGATCATGGCGCAGGCCTCCGGAGTAAACGTCCGATTCATCGCCGTTGCCTTCGCAGTTCTGGTTGGCCTCACCACGTCCCAGTCCGTGCAGATTGTCGGTGCGCTGCTGGTCATGGCATTGCTGATCACTCCCGGCGCGGCCGCTGTGGCGGTGACCGCCAATCCAGTGAAAGCCGTGGTGCTGGCAGTCATCTTCGCGGAAGTATCGGCTGTCGGTGGCCTGCTATTGTCGCTAGCGCCTGGTTTGCCGGTGAGTGTTTTTGTCACCACCATCTCTTTTGTGATTTACCTGGTCTGCCGCCTGATCGGTTGGCTCCGCGGCCGTGGAGCTCAGCGTGACGAAGATGCTTATCGACGCCGCCAGCACGATCACCACCCTCACTAG
- a CDS encoding integrase core domain-containing protein: MPKPLPPETRRKIIDFDPFAPNSPSIEEFCSRLKISRRSFYNIRNRYQQDANAALHPHSSAPITARRTYDESITSTLLSIRARLKAQGWEYGPISIRFEGISTGELTAPIPSVSTIARLLRAAGAVESNPKKRPKSSVVRFQRGQAMEMWQIDGFIYTLHDTDLTRVTIYQILDDATRFDVGTCVFPANENSVDARTALEQAIAHFGAPHELLSDNGSAFNRMRQGYVGSLESYLATVGCLSITGKPGHPQTQGKNERSHRTLFRFLQAHQPHTLEECAHYIEQFRDHYNNRRPHQGLPNNLTPAAAWEIVGCVEQQPPIDPVVLQQQADHYARRRIEKQSDVPLVRQEESVPVSKMQQTEQRRRVRRFGKKPVDPDVFTFAGNNQKVVFQGMRISVPRTMRDREFYRTVTATELGFWDAITGELELSIPLPVVAIARGKSYINSYNIRGVWMQHPTPLWQRKRDEAEKRFKSIDPGDLLR, encoded by the coding sequence ATGCCTAAACCCCTACCCCCAGAAACCCGACGCAAGATCATCGATTTCGATCCGTTCGCACCGAACAGCCCCTCGATCGAAGAGTTCTGCAGTCGGCTAAAAATATCGCGGCGCAGCTTCTACAACATCCGCAACCGATACCAACAAGACGCCAACGCAGCACTGCATCCACACTCCAGCGCCCCAATCACCGCCCGGCGAACGTACGATGAATCCATCACCAGCACCTTGCTGTCCATCCGCGCACGCCTGAAAGCCCAAGGATGGGAGTACGGCCCGATCTCTATTCGATTCGAAGGCATCTCCACCGGGGAACTGACTGCACCGATTCCATCTGTTTCAACCATTGCTCGTTTGTTACGCGCCGCAGGAGCTGTTGAAAGTAACCCTAAGAAGCGACCGAAGTCGTCGGTGGTGAGGTTTCAACGAGGTCAAGCCATGGAAATGTGGCAAATAGATGGTTTCATCTACACACTGCACGATACTGATCTGACTCGGGTAACGATCTATCAAATCCTTGATGATGCCACTCGGTTTGATGTCGGAACCTGTGTCTTCCCCGCGAATGAAAACTCAGTCGATGCCCGAACAGCGCTAGAACAAGCGATTGCTCATTTCGGTGCCCCGCATGAATTACTCAGTGATAACGGCTCAGCGTTTAACCGGATGCGGCAAGGATACGTCGGAAGCTTGGAAAGCTATCTCGCGACGGTGGGGTGTTTAAGCATTACCGGCAAGCCTGGGCATCCTCAAACCCAAGGTAAAAACGAACGCAGCCACCGCACACTATTTCGTTTCCTTCAAGCTCATCAACCACACACACTTGAGGAATGTGCGCACTATATTGAACAGTTCCGCGATCATTACAACAATCGTCGCCCGCATCAGGGGTTGCCGAATAATCTCACCCCGGCCGCGGCCTGGGAGATTGTGGGCTGTGTGGAACAACAACCCCCGATTGATCCCGTCGTGCTTCAACAGCAAGCCGATCACTATGCCCGTCGTCGAATTGAGAAGCAATCAGATGTCCCGCTTGTTCGGCAGGAGGAATCTGTTCCGGTGTCTAAGATGCAGCAGACCGAGCAACGTCGACGGGTACGTCGTTTTGGTAAAAAGCCGGTGGATCCTGATGTGTTTACGTTTGCTGGGAATAATCAGAAGGTGGTGTTCCAGGGGATGCGTATTTCTGTTCCTCGTACGATGAGGGACAGGGAGTTTTATCGGACGGTGACGGCAACTGAGCTTGGTTTCTGGGATGCGATAACCGGGGAGCTTGAGTTGTCGATTCCGTTGCCGGTTGTGGCGATTGCCCGGGGTAAGTCGTATATCAATTCTTACAACATTCGTGGGGTGTGGATGCAACACCCGACACCGTTGTGGCAACGCAAACGTGATGAGGCTGAGAAGCGATTCAAGTCGATAGATCCGGGGGATCTTCTGCGCTAG
- a CDS encoding FAD-dependent oxidoreductase: protein MKHQYDVIVVGSGAGGLSAAVSAAYGGKKVAVIEKASVLGGATTWSGGWAWTPGTSLARKDGVVESKEEFQTYLQAVVGEYYQEDNISAFLDAAPEMVDFFEKNTDLQWTPGAKINDIYGNLPGAGTGHRSVGPKPFNGRKVPKSVLPKLRHQLYETSFLGMGIMAGPDLTKFLSASQFDPRGWVHAARRVIVHMWDMVVHKRNMQMVNGAALTARLATSADKLGVDLLVNHSAVSLNYKNDRVTGVKVQTPQGLVDFEATAGVVLATGGFPNNVDLRKELFPRTPSGQEHWTLAPAETTGDGLSMAREIGAGFVNDLKSPAAWCPVSLVPYFNGKVGTFPHIMDRAKPGSIGVVSTGKRFVNEANGYYDYVDAMLKAAPEGEPVASWQIADSTFVRKYPLGMAKPLPVPLTPYLRSGYLVKGKTIEELAQKCGIDPAGLRATVTEFNENARRGEDPEFGRGSTSFNKYGGDPKIGPNPSLAPIEKGPFYAVKVVPGSFGTFDGIKADGKSRVLRDDDTIIDGLYTAGNDRASIMGGFYPAGGINLGPALAFGYIAGKELANS, encoded by the coding sequence ATGAAACACCAATATGATGTCATCGTTGTCGGTTCCGGCGCTGGCGGATTATCAGCTGCAGTCAGTGCAGCTTACGGCGGTAAGAAAGTCGCTGTAATTGAAAAGGCCTCAGTACTCGGTGGAGCCACCACCTGGTCCGGCGGTTGGGCTTGGACTCCTGGAACCAGCCTTGCGCGCAAAGACGGAGTAGTGGAATCCAAAGAAGAATTCCAAACCTACCTGCAAGCGGTAGTGGGGGAGTACTACCAAGAAGACAACATCTCCGCCTTCTTGGACGCAGCCCCTGAAATGGTCGATTTCTTTGAAAAAAACACCGACCTGCAGTGGACCCCCGGCGCGAAAATCAACGACATCTACGGCAACCTCCCCGGTGCTGGCACTGGACACCGCTCCGTTGGGCCAAAACCATTCAACGGACGCAAAGTACCCAAGAGTGTTCTTCCAAAACTGCGCCACCAGCTGTATGAAACCTCCTTCCTGGGAATGGGCATCATGGCTGGGCCTGACCTGACGAAATTCCTCTCTGCTTCACAGTTCGATCCACGTGGTTGGGTACATGCCGCCAGGCGCGTCATCGTGCACATGTGGGACATGGTCGTGCACAAACGCAATATGCAGATGGTCAACGGTGCAGCACTCACCGCTCGACTGGCTACCTCTGCAGACAAGCTGGGCGTTGATCTCCTGGTCAATCACTCCGCAGTGTCGTTGAATTACAAAAACGACCGCGTTACCGGCGTGAAAGTACAAACCCCACAGGGCTTGGTAGATTTCGAAGCCACTGCCGGCGTCGTGCTCGCCACTGGTGGATTCCCCAACAACGTTGACCTGCGCAAGGAACTCTTCCCACGCACCCCATCAGGTCAAGAACACTGGACCCTCGCGCCAGCAGAAACCACCGGCGACGGACTATCCATGGCTCGGGAAATCGGTGCAGGTTTTGTCAACGACCTGAAATCCCCAGCAGCATGGTGCCCTGTTTCATTGGTCCCATACTTCAACGGAAAAGTCGGCACCTTCCCCCACATCATGGACCGCGCAAAACCAGGCTCCATCGGTGTTGTCTCCACAGGTAAGCGATTCGTCAATGAAGCCAACGGCTACTACGACTACGTTGACGCCATGCTGAAAGCAGCCCCCGAAGGCGAACCAGTTGCATCCTGGCAGATCGCCGACTCCACCTTCGTGCGCAAATACCCACTGGGAATGGCCAAGCCACTACCCGTACCACTCACCCCATACCTGCGTTCTGGATACTTGGTAAAGGGCAAAACCATCGAGGAACTAGCCCAAAAATGTGGCATTGATCCTGCAGGTTTGCGCGCCACCGTCACGGAATTCAATGAAAACGCGCGCCGGGGCGAAGACCCAGAATTCGGTCGCGGATCCACTTCATTCAACAAGTACGGTGGCGACCCCAAGATCGGCCCCAACCCATCACTCGCACCAATCGAAAAGGGCCCGTTCTACGCTGTGAAAGTTGTTCCGGGTTCGTTTGGCACCTTCGATGGCATCAAAGCCGATGGAAAATCACGAGTTCTCCGCGATGACGACACGATCATCGATGGCCTCTACACCGCAGGCAACGATCGTGCCTCCATCATGGGTGGTTTCTACCCAGCAGGTGGCATCAACCTTGGCCCAGCGCTGGCATTCGGATACATCGCGGGCAAAGAACTGGCTAACTCCTAA
- a CDS encoding TIM barrel protein — protein MRLAAATGFSFVGLRVIAVTPNERVYDLSPGSPLLAATQQALKETALYVLDTEFLQVNADTTREAWLPALEAAGALGAKTFTIAAGDDNIAPLTDTIGAMVDDARDFGVTPALEPISYRSVHSIPQAAAIARDSGGKVVADTLHMARFGATPEELTDVTDVLGVLQLCDSPLQRPADLDGLVTESRSLRLAPGEGEQNLLTFVNALDSNVPLSVETPNDGEVASRGDAGWINHLYNTTQALLEKIEEAV, from the coding sequence GTGCGCCTCGCAGCTGCCACTGGTTTCTCCTTTGTCGGTCTGCGCGTCATCGCAGTAACCCCCAACGAACGTGTATATGACCTTTCCCCAGGATCCCCACTGCTGGCTGCAACCCAACAAGCGTTGAAAGAAACCGCCCTGTATGTGCTCGACACTGAATTCCTACAGGTAAACGCAGACACCACCCGCGAGGCCTGGCTTCCCGCACTAGAAGCCGCCGGAGCACTGGGAGCTAAAACCTTCACCATCGCCGCCGGTGATGACAACATTGCGCCCCTGACCGACACGATCGGTGCCATGGTTGACGATGCCCGTGATTTCGGAGTCACCCCAGCCCTAGAGCCAATCTCTTACCGCAGCGTGCATTCCATTCCGCAGGCAGCAGCAATCGCCAGAGACTCCGGCGGAAAAGTCGTGGCGGACACCTTGCACATGGCCAGGTTCGGAGCCACCCCAGAAGAACTCACCGACGTCACCGATGTTCTAGGAGTTCTCCAGCTTTGCGATAGCCCTCTGCAACGCCCGGCTGACCTCGACGGACTGGTTACAGAATCCCGCTCCCTGCGTCTGGCTCCCGGCGAAGGTGAACAAAACCTCCTGACCTTTGTCAACGCCCTGGATTCTAACGTCCCACTCAGCGTGGAGACCCCCAACGATGGGGAAGTAGCCTCTCGTGGCGACGCCGGATGGATCAACCACCTCTACAACACCACCCAAGCTCTGTTAGAAAAAATTGAGGAAGCAGTCTAA